ACGCCGCTGCCCGACCCAATCCCACCATGGATAGGCGCTGCGTCAAGAGGAGGTGGAAAATCACAGCATAGTGAGGCACTTGGGAATTAACTGCGAATTTCCTGGTGGTTTATGGGTCTCTGAGCTTTCGGTACCCAGCTTCGGAGACCCTCATTGCCCCTCATGGACCACACGGTAGAGTTTTGGAGTTTCAAAACTCCAGGAGCCCAGAGGAGCTTCAGCGACACTCTGGGACCAAGGCTACCACTTAACAGAATCCCCAGGATTCCTGCAAGTGGACGCAGGGAAATGAGATCACCACTGCCAGCttcctcccctccactcccccaTCTTCCTAAAGCCGTGTTGGCACTGCGACCTGCCCTTCAGTCAAGGACCGGCGCTATAAGCTCCAATGCGGTGAGCGTGCTGCGACCTATACGTTCCCATTAGAAACGCTGGGGGACCCAACCCTACACATTTTATTCTTGattcacagaaagaaaaaatattctatttctttttaaaataagtcGCTTCCCATACAAATGGCTattcaaaatatacaaataagACTCAGTAAAATCTAGGTCTGGGGCTGGAGGTCCAGGGAAAGGGAGAGCTTAGCGAAAGGGTCGATCTTAGCGAAAGTTCACTGCGTGTGCTTCCGCAACGGCTGGAGAGGGCGTGACAGGGTTCCCCGAAGTGGGACCTGCAGGTAAGAGGTCTGCAAAGAGCGGTTCCGGACAGCTATAGGTCTTTGGCTGTAGCCTTACTGCGGTTACACAGCGCGCTCCAAAGTCTGGGATAGCCCCCAAGTACCCCGTGCGGCCTCACCAATTCCAGGAGACCAAGGCGGGGGGCGCTAAGTGCTGGTAGGCGGGGATGAGGCCGAGCGCGGAGCCGGGCCCGAAGGCCGTGTAGCCCGGCAGAGGGCAGGCCGCGGACACGGGATAGGTGTACTTGTCCTGGGCGGACGCGGTGCCGGCCTCACTGCTGCTGCTGCATGTCTGCCCATCGTGCACCAGCACGGGCACCACCACGCGGCGCAGCAGGCCGGGCGCAGGGTGCAGCTCAGCAGAGGTTGCCAGGTCTGGCGACTCCGCGGCTCCCGGCGCGCGTGCCCGTTTCAACTTGTAGCGATGGTTCTGGAACCAGATCTTGACCTGAGTGGGCGTGAGGCGGAGCAGGCGAGCCAGCTGTTCACGCTCGGGAGCAGATAGGTAGCGTTGCTGCCGGAAGCGTCGCTCCAACTCCAGTGTCTGCGCTTTGGAGAACAGCACCCTCCGTTTCTTCCTCTTCTCCGCGTCCGAGCCCGGAGACATAAGCTGAGAGGACACCCGCCGCGAGTCTGGCGGGCTGGTCTCCAGGCTGCTCTCGTCCGAGGCTAGGAACGGCAAAGGACACACGGTCTGGTGAGATGCCAGTCCCTCCGAGCGTCTGGAGCCCTTTCAGGCATCAAGCCGCCAGCCGGAGGGCGTCCCCACTCGCGCGCGACTTGCAGAGCGAGGCCGTTTCCTTCCCTGGGTTCGCATCTTGGTACCCACCTCTTGGAATTTACTTGGCCCATTCATACCCTAACAGCTCACCAGGCATGAGATACTTCTTCAAGGAAACCCACCTCAGGGCCCTCTCAAAATAACCTCAATGGTAGCTGCGCTGGGAGACAAGCCGCTTCTCCAAAAATGGGCCACCTCCAGATCTATTGCACTAGAGTCTGCCTGAGATTTGCAAAGCTTTGAGAAGAGACATATAAGGGaggtgttttaaaaatttcaatattCCGACCCGTAGGAATCCCCGGACACAGAAACACAAATGTCCAGCACTAGTGCCAAGTGCAGGAATCGACTCTCTGTGCGGACCCGGACGCAAAGCAGAGATCTGAGAAACGGGCCTCTCTGACTTCAATACTGAGGAAATCCAGACTCTGGGTTGGGATTTCGGTGTCCTAGTCTTTTGCTCCCCCTTGATTTtgttcccccttccctcccccaccTCACCTCCACCCCCCACCGCAGCAATCCTCCGCTCACTCACAGGGATAGTGGCTGCGCTCAGACTCCAGCCAGTGGTCCGCACCAGGGGTGCGTGGCTCTGGCTCCCGCCTGGGCCGGTGCTGCGCGTCCGGCTCGGGTAAATTCAGGAGGCTGCGAACGGTGAAGCTGAGACGTCCAGAGGTGGCCATGGTAGAAGAGGGGAAGAGGCGGGGGCAGAGCAGGCTGAGAACTGAGGGGCAGCTGGACACGCCGTTCCTAGGAGTGGACGTGGGAAGCGCTCGCCATGAGCTGGCGGCAGGGATATTAGCGCATTTACAGCGGAATCCGTGTTTATATAAACAGCTCTTCCCACCCGGTCTGGGTCTCCAGGGTGTTAAGTACCTGAATGAGTGCTGGACCAAAGCCCGGCTGAGCCCGGAAGGTGCCACCTCCGCCCCCCACCCGCGTCCCGCCCCGCCCCGTCCCGTCCCCCGCCCCTTGGCGCCCCGTTACCTCCCAGAGGCGGCAGGAAGCAGCCTTGGGCATTAGCGATTGTCTGATTAGCCTAAAGTGGGGACAGATAATGGGGATTGTTACTAGTGAATAACATCTTGGGTGGCGAGCAATGGCCACCACCCTCCCGACCGAGCCCCAGCTTTCTAGTCCTCCTGGGCTGACATGGGGCCTGGCCCTGCAGAAGCACCGGGAAAGGTGGGGTCAGCATGGGTGGGTTTATGAGCGCCAAGGAATTTATTCTGTTTGCTTTATTCCTCCAGCTGGTTTGCTTAAGTGTTAGTTTGCCGTAATTATCTGCAACATGATTTACAAAGCTGCGTTAAACTCTGAAGCACTCCCTTTCTCTTTTTAGTAGGGCTCCTCTAAGAATGCTGGGCGAGAAGTTCTAGGAGGGCACAGAGAGTGGCCTGGCCTTGCCAGAATCTGGGCAGAGAGTTTTGAAGGCCACTGGGAACTTCCCTCACGCCCCCCCTCCACCCACGCATACAACATAAGGCGTGCATACCCAATCTCAGGGGTGCTAGGAAAGCTCTGGGGAGCATACAGAGGACCCCAGATCAGCGCGAGGGATCTGTCGACATATGGCCAAGCTACTTAGCTCTTAAGTGCCCACCTGACCACTGCCGGTCCAGGGGCCTGAATTCAGTGGCCGAACTCCTCAAAGCTGGACCTAGACCTATTCTAGGACCCACGGGTAGTACCCTACGGGGCGGCCTACGAGGGTTCTGAGGCTTCTTTGGCATAGCCAGACGCCCTGGCGTCCCCAGTGCGCCTCAGCCCTATAACTTCTGCTGCCACCACCATAGGAGGATGCCGGCGGTCTGCGCTCCCTGCTCCCAACAGCATAGCCCCTTACACAATTGCGGGGTCTGGTACAGGAATGTATAGATCAGTAGAAAGAGCACTGGGTCCGTCCAGCAAAACATCCTGCCGATCCAGGGTTTCTCCAGGATCTTCTAGTCTCCACAACCCCACGGAGATCTTCTAGTCTCCACAACCCCACGGAGAAAATGATCAATACAAAAAGCAGGAGGAACTGAGGAACCAGCAGGAGTGGACACATTTAGTTGGCACGTGACCTCGCTCTGGCCAAACCTCAGTCTAGGACTCAGAGAAGACCGTCTCAGAGGCTTCAACTGCAGCTAGTGGTTTGTGCATTTGGTTGTAAATTTTAGGGATGGCGTCTGTGCTTGGGTGACCGCACCGGAAATCCTGAGTCTGCTGGGGCTGAATTCGAACCTGACTCGGATGTGGCCGCAGCCCCGCCCAGCCCCGCACACACTCCTCAGCAGCCTAGCTACCAAGTGTGCCCTAGGTGCCCGGGGCTGTGCTGCGCTCTGGGTGGTCGGGCCGAGGCAACTCCAATACAGGCCAACTGCTAGGCCGTGGACAAAGGGGAAATGGAGCTCGACGCCCCGGACCTGTTGGAAGCATTTGTTCCAGTCAAGATTTTGCATTTGTTCAGTCCGGAATAATGCTTGATTGACGCCTACTCACAATGCGCTTTAGCTTGCCGGGATAAATCGGAGCTTGTCGGGTGTTGTCATGGTTTTCAATGGGGTTCAATGGGATTGGGAGCACGATCAACTCTGCTGGCCGTCTTTCTGAGGCCCCAGCAATAGATTTATTAGTTATGTCTTTTTAAATAAGATTAAATTGAAACGACTGGGCTGTCCTCTCTGCAGACAAGGCCAGAGCCAGAAGTGGACAGTGGGGTCCTATGGAAGTCTTAGGATTCTCAAAATCGGACCTGAACTTCTAAGGCTGAGTCAGGTAGATGGCCTGGAAATCGGTTTGCATTCTAGTTCTGCCCCTTAGCCAGCGTTAATCACCTCATTTCTGTAAACCCGCCCCCGCCCCCCAACTGGAATAGATTTGGTAATTTCTAAGGATCTTATTGGATTTAAGATCCCATTCCTCTGTAAACTTTCTAAACCCATCTTCATCCTGTCATTTCTTCATTTCTGGTTCCCAAACTTCCTCCTGGCATTTCTTCATTTCTGGTTCCCAAACTCAGACTCCACCGTCTCCTGGATGTTCTAGGAAAGGATGTATCATCTTATGAGTTTGCCAAGGACTCTCCACAGGAGTGGGGTGTGGTGAATAACGATTTTGGAAAGAGAACCAAGTTAGGGGAAGTAAAAGAAATCTTCCCTGGAGTGACTGACCTCTCTTAGCCTTTTAATCTATTTAACATCCTAAGACCACACTGACGTGTAGAAGTAAGTAAATGACACTCTTCAGTTCTTAAGAGCTCTTCAGCATCAAATATTTGCTTTTACTCTTAGCGTTTGGCTTCCAAAGCACAGATACATCCCCCATTTAGCAGTTGTGCTCTAAGGAGGACTTAGATCTAGGATAAGCTCCAAATATAATTTCTAACTTCACATCCCTGGGCCTGGGAACAGTGTTCCTGGGTCCCAATGTGCACTTTGGATATCCCACAGTACCTCTTGGTCAAAGAAAGCACTGCACTTTCCCTGCTTCATCTtggattcctcctcctccttaagcACCTTTGACATAGTCCACATTTCCTTTCAGTTCTATTCTGGGGCTTTATCTAAATTACCTCCAAGAGCTAGAGTCTAGGgactccaggaggtttttccataTACAACATGCCTTCTGAAGAAATGGAGGAAGGTCGATGGAAAGCCAGAATTATTCAAGAAAGATGATCTCTTTATGGCCTCTTTTTAGCTAACAAACTCAAAACTTGGGAGCAGAAAATTATTTTGATATTGCATTATTAGAAAAAGTGGAAATATTcatatagggttttttttttgcatattggAACTATATATATGAATTGTCTCCCATTCACAAGAGATCCTTAGAATCACAAGTAAACATCTAACTGGACATTCTTTCCAAATTTTCAAATGTCGTTTGTTTTCCCAGACACTTTAACTTATTTTGCAGCTCAATTATAGCTTATGAATATTATTAGATAAGTATTTGTTTTCCTGTGATTTGGTGTAGTACATCTTAATTCTAGTAAGAGTTTTTAATCTTTAGAAATCTGTGATGTGATGAATATGTCTAAATTGTCCACACTAATCATTCTTTCAAAAGTCTTATCCAGAGATGATCATCACTGCTGGATGCTTAAGAATTCAAGATTAGAAAATTCTGAAATGAAAGTAAAGTATCTTGATTTTCAAAAAAATGATTGTGTCTATATCTTGcattctgtttttaaatc
This region of Callospermophilus lateralis isolate mCalLat2 chromosome 3, mCalLat2.hap1, whole genome shotgun sequence genomic DNA includes:
- the Nkx2-8 gene encoding homeobox protein Nkx-2.8, which translates into the protein MATSGRLSFTVRSLLNLPEPDAQHRPRREPEPRTPGADHWLESERSHYPSSDESSLETSPPDSRRVSSQLMSPGSDAEKRKKRRVLFSKAQTLELERRFRQQRYLSAPEREQLARLLRLTPTQVKIWFQNHRYKLKRARAPGAAESPDLATSAELHPAPGLLRRVVVPVLVHDGQTCSSSSEAGTASAQDKYTYPVSAACPLPGYTAFGPGSALGLIPAYQHLAPPALVSWNW